The window GTTCAATCTTAACAGAGTTATCGCTCTCTCCAGCttagtacatgtatgtagcGGGCAAAGTCTTGTCTTGCGCAGGACGGCCCAGGACTCGCcgcctttttttgctgctcgTACTCGGACGCTCTGCTTACCTGAGGCCTTGGGGGggaccagcagcagcgcaacgCGCACCCGGGGCTGGCAGTCAGACTTTAGCAACACgaggcctggcctggctgtGCAAACCGACCCAACGCGTTGGCAGGGCTGAGCCGCACCTCGAGAACGCCTAAGCAGGGCCCGGCGATGTGCCTTGCGCCGCGGGAACCACAGTAATACGCCAGCCCTGGGAGTCGCGGGTACAGCTGCGAGCGTTCGTTGCGAGCGTTTGCCAGTGCTGGAACCTCCCATCTAcgcgtacttgtacatggtTCACAACGTATCAATGTGTTGAAAGTACCTAAGGTAGCTGATTGCGTAGATTCTCGCAAGACAGCATCGACTTTGACGTCAATGAGCTTCTCCGCCCGTATATGCACTCCGTATTTGGTCCCCGTCGAACGTTGTGCGCGCTACTACCACGACCCTCTTATATGCCGTGGCTGGAACCAGGTTCTCAACTGTATATGTATCCCGccaagtctttttttctcacctAATTTCACTTCACCtctcccccttcttttcctcctcctcgaccCAGCTCAAACCATCATCATACCCACCTGCAGTCTCTATGGCCTAGGGCTGCTCGACTGGTCTCGGAACCTGCAGGGTACAGGTCTGGCTGCATGTACACGGCGCTGTAGCCCGTGCGGCTGAGAAGTCGAGAGGCCAGTGATCAGCAGTGGCAGAAGCCACAGCGGCGGGGCTAGTGACAAACTCGCCATGGTGCTAGCGATGCAGGGCGAGTGATGGAGCAGATCTGGAATGAAAAGGCAATGGAATACCGATGGACCcagcagctctccagccttttttctgcttcacCTTCAGTGGACAAATGGATTGGAGAGCGTGACAAATGCCGTCCCACGAAACAGCTTGTCCGCATCCCGAGACGCAAAACTCGCTCAATGTGGGCTGttgctttttgccttttccctcGTATGCACTCCATGCCGTACTGGTGGAGGCGGTGATCGAGAGAGGCGGGGCAAAGCCACTCGGAAATCGAAACAACCGCTGAATAAAACTCTGCTGCCCTATCTTTGTTTCCAAATGGCGTGCCACGTGCCCAAGACGTCCTATTCCGTCCCGTCACGCTCGAATCGTCCTTGCTCTCACATGTCGCGATATGGCATTGGAAATGGCAACCACCTCCGCTAGCCGCAATCAGATGGGGAGGGCTCATAGTCAATTTTTCTCCAGGGCCATTTGCGCTGAATCTGAATGTCCTATCAGTGTGGTGGCACTAGCTCAGGACTTTTGCTCTTGGCGGGTAGGACTTTGCTTTGGGCAAGGCGGGGTTTGGTTGGGCTGCAGCCCATTTCTCGTGCCTCGCGGAACGGTGGGGCCACTGCCAGATTCGCTGAAGCCAGCCGTTGATGCTCATTTCTAGGGAATCGACTCTCCAGCGACAGATTTCGGGGTCTTGTATTTATAGATTCCGGCTAGTGCATGGAGCATCGCAATTGGTAATGTCATGGAGCTCCTATACAACTCCTTTTCGTCCCTGACGGGCCTCAATTCATATGCCCTAAACCGGTACGTCGTGTGTATGTAAGCTGTCTCAATGGGACCGCGGGCTATTATTAGCCCTGTcggcgccgccgccggtgCAGAGCCGCAGCGAATAAAATCTCCACTGTAAATCACGTCCCAAGTTCTCCACATATATGTGCATTCTTTGGATGGTTCTAATACCTTCTAACGCTCGCATTTTCTCCAACAAATACATTGCGGCCTTAGCTCAGCTGGGAGAGCGTCAGACTGAAGTTCCAACTTCAAGTCACTTGATATCTGAAGGTCGTGTGTTCGATCCACACAGGCCGCAATTTTTTGCCCGCTGCAACAAATCATCGTGATGTCTATTTCTTGTGGCGGAGATGTTTTCctcgttttcttttgctgAGCATCTCTTTTTATTCTGTCTGCTGTTTGCTCGCCACTTCGTCGtcaggtacctacctactgaGGAAccactagtagtagtactagtagtttGAACTGAAGGCAGCAAATCTTTTTGCTAAGCACTGAACTGCCTCTACaattttctttcctctttctggACGCTATTAATTTTTCCAGACATAGAACGCAAAGCTTGCTCAAGAATATATTGTTAGGTTTTCCCAATTAATCTCGAATACATCATTTTATCCAGCTATACCAAACTGACTGAGTAACCAATCAATTTTCCGGACAGGATAGTTGGCAAAACTTCAAtcgcgccgccgcctcgaGTTGTTCCCGGGTAGTGGTTGAGCTGATGGATTATATCTTCGTATGTAGACGCATAGATGGCAGCGACTAATACTCCGGATGTCAAACGATCTGCACTAGCATTAAAATATACTACCTTTGTTAATTAGGGATATACGTGCGTCATTCTTATTTAGCATCAGCTGTTAAGAGGCAGTTGCAGATTGGCAGCGAAAATGGAAAGAGCGATGACACTGCAACTCGACCAAAAATCCTCTTTCCTATCGTCGAGAGGACCCAACATGcaactcttcttcccatACTGTCTTcaagagaaacaaaactgTCTTCTAAACGGGAGCAATTTCAAGGCCCAAAAACCCACTCACAATGAACTTCTACCAGGCAAACCTGATCGTTTTGGCCGTGGCCAACGCCTGCTCTTTCATCCATCGACATCGCCTCCAAAACCGCAAGCTGTGCTTTCGTGGCATCCAAGAGgatgaacaaaaagaaatagcTGCAGTTCGATTTCAGCGGCAATTCCTCCTTGTTTATACTTTGGTAGTCGCAGCCGATTGGCTCCAAGTGTGTGAAAAGAAACACCAAAATCCCCCCTTTCTTCTGGTTGCTGTACTGACGTGAACTACAACACACAGGGGCCATACACTTACGCCGTATACAAGTACGAAAAGCAACTCGCAGAGCACACCGTTGCTCTTTTATATGCTTCTGGCTTTGTTTCGGGTGCTGCCAGCGCCCCCTTTGCGGGACAGCTTGCAGATCGCTACGGGAGACGCACAGCATGTATTGCCTACTGCATCTGCTACGGGATTACATGTCTGGCAATGTTAAGCTACGACCTCAGAATCTTATATGTTGGTCGAttctttggcggcattgCTACAACTCTGCTGTTTAGTGTCTTTGAGGCTTGGATGATCACTGAATACCACTCGTCGCGCTTGGAACGAACCAAGGTTTCTCTTGGTGGCATCTTCGCTAACATGACAACCATCAGCAGTGTCACAGCGATATGCTGTGGCGTGCTGGGAGATGGTCTCGTTCGATATTCCGGTTCTCAACTGGCACCGTTTCTCGCCAGCCTTGCCTGCTGCATTGGGGCCAGCGTCCTCATATTGGCAGCATGGCGAGAGAACTATGGCAGCATTGACACTTGCAAGGAAAGTCCTGAGGCTAAGACGCTCAAAAATCGCTTGCTTGTAGCATTAACCAATCCCGAGGTCGCGGCTCTGATCTTTGCTTCGTCTTGTTTCGAAGGCGCAATGTATCTTTTTGTATTCTTCTGGTCAGCCGCTCTGAAGAGTGTCCGAGTGAGGTCAGGATATCAGGATGATCTCCCCTTTGGTCTCGTCTTCTCAAGCTTCATGTGTGCAATGATGGCCGGATCTAGCATATCGACGACTCGGaatgcttcatcttcgaaCGGCATGGTAATGGACACGCTCTTGTTCATATTCGCCATAGCTTCTGCAGCGTTTGTTGTTTCAACTATGCTTGACCACGAGTATTTACTCTTTTGGGCCTTTTGTGTTATCGAGGGTTGTGTTGGGGCATATTTCCCAAGAATGGCACTCATCAAAAGTAACGTCGTCGATGACTCTGTGCGAGGCGGGGTGTATAGCGCTCTTAGACTGCCACTGAATATCTTTGTGGTTGTTGTACACGGTCTCGATCGTGACGGTAGGAGTCCAAAAGTCTTTGATTTGGCCCGTGTAGGATCCCGCTAACCCTTGAATAGGTGACGAGCACCGGAATTCTGTTTTCCTAGTATGCGCAGGGCTCTTGCTTGCGGCGTTTCTCGTTATTTCGAAGCAGGCTTGAGGACCGTGCTATTATTCATCTTGGCTAGGATCCGCTTTGATATCTggcctcttttgcttccttttTGGAAGGTGGTCCACTTGCCCACATTGCCGCGATATGGCCCAGCACTGGTTCGTTCCCCAACCCACGTTTGCCGCCGGATCAATGCGTATTGCTGTCTGTATATAGCTCGGCCAGCACGATGCCGAGATCTGACAGTTTTCCTAGGCTCTCGGACCTCTCTACTCAGATAGCGGGAAGCTAACGGGGTGTTTCCCCAAGTTACGTACAAGTAATATAGAAAAAGTTGTTTTCAAGAGTCAGGCTAAAGTGGGCGAGCGAGGGGATATTATCGAATACAGTACCGCCTTTTAAAGACCTGGAGACGGACCATTGGCTTTTGCTGGAAACAGACCAGCTTCCCCGCGCCAATGGCTGATTGCTCGGCTCGAGGGAGGGAGTTCCCCATCTTTGCCTGCATCTAACGAAGTTATATAAGAGCCCCGAGTAAGACATATCTTGATCTATGACTGCATATGCTCACCCTCTCATTTGTCATTTGTGAATCGACTGCCTGTAagcctttgtcttgtcaGGCTCAGACAATTTGACGGAATCAAGCAGGGGCGCCATCTACGGGAAGAGGAACGCACTGACTGGCTTCTCTGCAGAAAATCCATGATATTCTGATTTACCAaaattttccctttttcttaCCACGCTATCTCGCTTTGTCAGGCACTCGGCGGCAGAACAGTCAACCCCTATTCCAATtactgctgttgttgttatcTCTGTCGCCCCCCCCCGTACCACACCCTCAACAATCGATTCTTGCAGGTCTGGCTTCCCTAATCTCATCGGCATATTCCCAACTCTCGCATACGAGCGCTGGCACCTAACCGGACGCTAGTCTCTGCAATTGAAGGCCGGCCACGAtagagctgcagctcgaaGGGTTCCTGGGTCAGCTTGCCCGCGCAGTTCGGCGAAACTCATCGCTGCTCGTCATCGTGCCATTGCATTGCAGCGTCGTGATCGTCCGGCTTTCGCAGTCTGGCGGTTTGAGTGGTACGCTGTGCCTGCATCCTGCATCTTCGGGCCATTTGGGGGGAAATTAAATGATACAGGGGCCAAATCCGCAAGCACCACTCAATGGACGCCACTGGGGAGATCTGAGTCGCCAATCCGACAGCCACCCAGCCAAAAATCGCGCGGGATTTTCTCCATTCTGTTAGGACGGACATTCTTACGACCAAGTTTCTCTGGGCAGAGCGAGCAGGTACTGCttgtacggagtacattGTCAGTATACGGCCCTTTTCACGAGCGTCTCCAGCTTGGGCCACATTCGCTCCGCAGCTGCGTATGCGGGCGTCTCCATGGACGTTGTTCTCCACGGCTGACTGCGCGAGGGGTTTTTCTCATACGGAGTACCTCCATTCGCGTCTGAGGCTTGAGGCTTGAGGCTTGAGGCTTGACAGCGGCTACAGGCTGGGAGCATGTACTGTGAGTGCTGACGCGGATTGGGAGCTTGGCGAATCTTAGGGGTCCAATTGCTTAAATTCTGTTCTGCTAGCTGCACACGATTCTTCCGCCAACTCGGCGCTGCACCCGGACAAGGTTCGAGGCCTCGGCGCCTTGTGgcgcggtggtggtgagagcGCAAGGGTGGTGCGAGAGCATCCCGAGCAATGCGCCGGCCAGAGGTCCAATCCTGTGTGGCTGCTATCCATGCTGTTAGTGCTGCTGGCTCTCGTGAGTGTGCCCTCATTTCCGTCGTCATCCTGCCCGTCGTCCCAAGTCAAAACCAAGCTGTTCTGGAAGTTCTCCAGCGCCCACGTCACTCCGTCCGGCGCCCCGTACCTACGTAACAGCTAGGCACAGCGAGCTCCTCAGTGGATGCCCGAGCCCTTGGGGAACATTCCAGAGTGCGCAGCGTGGGACGGATATTCCGGTGGCCATCAGCTGTAGAGCCTCTGGAGCTGCTCCGGCGTGTGAGGGGTGGAGAGGCCTGAGGCCTGGGCGCCATGATTCGCTTGCTGGCGGGAGTCTCAGTGGGAGGCTGCGCTAAGCATGGAGCTCTCGGCCAAAAACCGCCCCGCGCCGTCCCCAGAGTTGGGGCTAATCCCTGTGCGATCCATGTCGTTGCTCTCCTACGCATCATGCGCAAAGCATAACGTATCCACGATAGTTTCCTGGCCGCTAACGTTTATTGCGACCGATTTCTAGCTCGCTCATCTCGTGCTCCATGACGCCAAGCTCAGCGcactcatcttccagctgccgTGGGCGTGCCggttcttctcctttcttcatctccatcttcccccaTCAGCTCGCTGGCCGCTCTCTTCATTGACGTCGCAGCTCACGATCCAAGAAGACCTCATCTGCCCACGACTGACGCATCTCGCACTCTCGCCACCAACGTCGCGAGTCCTCACTATGGGTCTCGCCGAGCACACAAGCAGGATTGTCTCCGAGTTCGACTTTTCGGACGAGGAGCTCAATCGCCACGTACAGGAATTCCTGAAACAGACCGGTACGTTTTGCGAAGACTGCCAACAGCATTGCGCTGGAGCCGtgtcttgcagcagcagctgcagctgctgcttcacgCCCAACTGCTCGAATTCACTACTGACATTTTCGTAGATTCGGGActgagagaagatggaaccAGTCTCAGCCAGATTCCGTCCTATGTGACTGCCGTGCCGGATGGCACTGAGAAGGTAGGTAATCTCACTCATTCCCGAGCGTAGCTGAAGAGGGGGCCATCCAACTAAACAACTCGGCTCCGTTTTTTAGGGTGTCTATCTAGCCGTAGACTTGGGCGGCACAAACTTTCGCGTTTGCTCCGTTTCTCTCAACGGCGACAGCACTTTCAACTTGACCTACACCAAGGTTGCCATTCCCAAGAATCTCATGGTCGCAAAGACTGCGAGAGATCTTTTCggcttcttggccaagcagATTGAACTCTTCCTCCGAGAGCACCACAAAGAGCACTTTGAGGGCGCGACGTCTCGTCGTAACACCAGTAGCTTCCCAGAGGGCTACCACGATGAGCAGATCTTTCGCCTGGGCTTCACATTCAGCTTTCCagtccagcagcttggcattAACAAGGGCAAGCTGATCCGATGGACCAAGGGCTTTGATATTCCGGATGCTATCGGCCAGGATGTCTGCAAGCTGCTTCAAGACGAGATCGACCGACTTGGTCTTCCGGTCAAGGTAGCTGCCTTGGTCAACGATACTGTGGGAACACTCATGGCTCGTTCATACACTTCTGCTGGAAAGCACCGCTCTATCCTCGGTGCCATCTTTGGCACAGGAACTAACGGCGCCTACATCGAGAAGACATCAAATATCAAGAAGCCAATCCAGGGCGAATACAATACGTCAACTGGCGAAATGGTTATCAACACCGAGTGGGGCTCTTTTGACAACCAGCTCAACGTCCTCCCCTCAACGGCTTGGGACGCTGCGCTGGATAGAGACAGTGTTAACCCGGGCATTCAGATGTACGAGAAGCGAGTCTCGGGCATGTTCCTGGGTGAGATTGTACGATTGGCGATTGCAGACATGATCCAGGACGAAGACACATCCTTATTCCGCGACACAAACTCCAGTTACAATGACTGGTCAACTACCACAAACATCAGCCCCAAATCTGGGCTCTTGTCCCAATGGGGTCTGGATACCGCCATCTTGTCCGTAGCTGCGGCCGATAACACTCCTGAGCTATCAACTATCCGACAAGAGCTGGAGAACACACTGCTGGTTTACACTCCCGCTTTGGAAGATGCGCAAGCATTCAAGGCCGTTGCGGGCGCTGTTGTTCGCAGAGCGGCCAGACTATCGGCTGTCGCAATTGGTGCCATTGTTCTCCAATCAGGAAAGCTCGAGGACCCCGCCGAAGAGATTATCGACATTGGTGTGGACGGCAGTCTGGTTGAGCACTACCCATTCTTCCGAGATATGATCTATGAAGCTCTGCGTGCCATCGATGGCATTGGCCCTAGCGGCGCGGATAAGATTCGCATCGGTATTGCCAAGGACGGCAGCGGAGTTGGCGCAGCTTTGATTGCCTTGGTTgcgcagaagatggagaagcctgGTGATTTCCTTGCTGACCTGCGACGGGACATTAAGCGGAGACTGTCTCAGCCATTTGATTTACCTGGTATGTTATTTCACCCTTGAACGCTGAATCCTCTCATTCTGTGTGTATGTTC is drawn from Trichoderma atroviride chromosome 7, complete sequence and contains these coding sequences:
- a CDS encoding uncharacterized protein (EggNog:ENOG41~TransMembrane:10 (o65-83i95-112o118-141i153-177o189-209i241-264o279-298i310-332o338-358i370-390o)): MNFYQANLIVLAVANACSFIHRHRLQNRKLCFRGIQEDEQKEIAAGPYTYAVYKYEKQLAEHTVALLYASGFVSGAASAPFAGQLADRYGRRTACIAYCICYGITCLAMLSYDLRILYVGRFFGGIATTLLFSVFEAWMITEYHSSRLERTKVSLGGIFANMTTISSVTAICCGVLGDGLVRYSGSQLAPFLASLACCIGASVLILAAWRENYGSIDTCKESPEAKTLKNRLLVALTNPEVAALIFASSCFEGAMYLFVFFWSAALKSVRVRSGYQDDLPFGLVFSSFMCAMMAGSSISTTRNASSSNGMVMDTLLFIFAIASAAFVVSTMLDHEYLLFWAFCVIEGCVGAYFPRMALIKSNVVDDSVRGGVYSALRLPLNIFVVVVHGLDRDGRSPKVFDLARVGSR
- a CDS encoding uncharacterized protein (TransMembrane:3 (o50-68i75-94o659-680i)), with translation MYSAHDSSANSALHPDKVRGLGALWRGGGESARVVREHPEQCAGQRSNPVWLLSMLLVLLALLAHLVLHDAKLSALIFQLPWACRFFSFLHLHLPPSARWPLSSLTSQLTIQEDLICPRLTHLALSPPTSRVLTMGLAEHTSRIVSEFDFSDEELNRHVQEFLKQTDSGLREDGTSLSQIPSYVTAVPDGTEKGVYLAVDLGGTNFRVCSVSLNGDSTFNLTYTKVAIPKNLMVAKTARDLFGFLAKQIELFLREHHKEHFEGATSRRNTSSFPEGYHDEQIFRLGFTFSFPVQQLGINKGKLIRWTKGFDIPDAIGQDVCKLLQDEIDRLGLPVKVAALVNDTVGTLMARSYTSAGKHRSILGAIFGTGTNGAYIEKTSNIKKPIQGEYNTSTGEMVINTEWGSFDNQLNVLPSTAWDAALDRDSVNPGIQMYEKRVSGMFLGEIVRLAIADMIQDEDTSLFRDTNSSYNDWSTTTNISPKSGLLSQWGLDTAILSVAAADNTPELSTIRQELENTLLVYTPALEDAQAFKAVAGAVVRRAARLSAVAIGAIVLQSGKLEDPAEEIIDIGVDGSLVEHYPFFRDMIYEALRAIDGIGPSGADKIRIGIAKDGSGVGAALIALVAQKMEKPGDFLADLRRDIKRRLSQPFDLPVEESTLLSFPALVAGGVGIGALAAFLWSRYSTFRLSN